TTGTTCTCGATCGTGGCGGTCCCGAACGTCGCGAAGAAGCTGAGCGCCGCCGGCAGCATCACGAAGTAGGCGAACGCCACACCGCCGAGGAAGCAGAGCGACGAGAACGCAACAACGGCACGTGCCGTTCCCCGTTCCTTCGGGAGGAGTCCCGGGGCGATGAATGCCCAGACCTGATACAGGATGTTGGGCAGGCTCAGAATGGCACCGCCGATGATCGCCACCTGCATGTACAGGAAGAGCTGACCGAACGGCTTCAGGTTCTGAAGCTTGATGGGTGGCTGTCCGGGAAGGAGCGATGCATTGACGCGGACGATGGGCCGCAGCAGCACATCGTCCATGATCCAGTCAATGAAGACCCAGCACAGGATCATGCCCAGTGCCACACCGATGATGGCTTTGATCACACGCCAGCGGAGTTCCTCGAGGTGATCGAGGAACGACATCTCATTGCCGGTTTCGTTTCCCGGTCCGGTGTCCGGCATGTCAGCCATGCCTCAGCCCTTCCGACGACGTCATGATTGGAGCTCGGGATAAAGAGGGAATTCGAGGCAGAGGCGTTCCACATCCGCTGCGACCTGTGCGTGGACCGTCGACGAGGCTGCATCCTTGATCACGCGATCGATGAGTGCTGCCACGCGTTCCATCTCGGGCTCACGCATCCCGCGGGTCGTCAGTGCCGGTGTGCCGACGCGGATACCGCTGGTGATCAGCGGGCTCTTGTCATCGAACGGCACCGCGTTCTTGTTCACCGTGATGCCCGACTCGTCCAGTGCCTCCTGCGCATCCTTCCCGGTGATGTTCTTGTTACGGAGGTCGATGAGCATGAGGTGGTTGTCCGTGCCGCCGGAAACGATGTTGTAGCCGCGGGCCGTCAGCGCCTTCGCGAGCGTCTGCGCATTGCTGATGACCTGGCGGCCGTACACTTCGAACGAAGGTTGGAGTGCTTCGCGGAAGGCGACGGCCTTGCCAGCGATCACATGCATGAGGGGTCCGCCCTGGATGCCGGGGATGACCATGGAATCGAGCAGCTCCGACATGCGTTTCGTGCGGCCGGATTTCGGAGCAACGAGCCCGAACGGATTGTCAAAGTCCTTGCCGAGGAGGATCAACCCTCCGCGGGGGCCGCGCAGCGTCTTGTGTGTCGTCGATGTCACCACATGGCAATGGGGGATCGGATCGTTCAGCAGCTTCCGCGCGATGAGTCCGGCCGGGTGTGCGATATCCGCAAAGAGGAATGCGCCAACCGAATCCGCGATCGTCCGGAACGCCTTGTAGTCGATGTTCCGGGAATACGCGCTGGCGCCGACCGTGATCATTCTGGGACGTTCCTTCTTCGCGAGGTCTTCGACCTCGTTGAAGTCGATCATCCCGGTCTGCGGGTTCACACCGTAGGGTATGAACTTGTAGAATTGCCCCGAGAAGTTCACCGGTGAGCCGTGCGTGAGATGACCCCCATGGGAGAGGTTCATGCCCATCAGCGTGTCGCCGGGCTTCACGAAGGTGAAGTACACCGCCATGTTCGCCTGTGAGCCGGAATGCGGCTGGACGTTGGCATAGTCAGCGCCGAAGAGCTCTTTAGCCCGGTCACGCGCAAGCTCCTCGGCGATGTCCACGAACTCGCAGCCGCCGTAGTAGCGTTTCCCAGGATATCCTTCGGCGTATTTGTTGGTGAGCGGGGAGCCGACCGCTTCAAGGATAGCGAGGCTGACGAAGTTCTCGGACGCGATGAGCTCGAGCTTGGTATTCTGCCTGTGGATCTCGCTCCGTATCGCTGCGGCGATCTCAGGATCATGCTGCACAAGGTTCTTCATCTCACTCCTCTTCGTAGCGCTGGAACCACAATTCGCTGATCGTCAGTGACGCGGAGAACCGGATGATGTTGTCCCTGATCATGTTCTTGTCCGTCGTGCCCCTGCTGCCGTATTCTATGGCGAGATTCAACCGCGTGTCGGCGCTGACGGGGATACCGAGCCCCGCGGTGACCGCCCAGGCATTGATCGGATCGCCGTTGGGCGCAATGTAGGTCTGATGATACATCGCCCCGAACCGGTAGGCGATGCGATCGAGCAGTGGTTGTCCTGATTCGCGGGCGGGCGTGCGTTCCATCCCGATCCCGATCATGGTGGAATTCCTGAGCCCGGAGGGCGTCTTCCCCCGGAACAGCGAGCCGGACCAGGCCTGGGTCACCACGTCGGCCGCCAGCACCACGCGATCGCTCGCGCGGTACGAGAGTCCGAATCCGAAGGTTGTGGGGATGCCGAAGGCCTCTTCCGTTTCCTGCGTCGTATCACGCTGGTCCGTGAAGAGGTAGGTGTACCGATGGGTCGTGGTCAGGTTCGTGCCCGTGGTGAAGGCGATCCCGAAGGAGAACGGTGCAAGCAGGGGGCTCACTTCCCCGAGGCTGTCGACGACGGTGCTGATCGTGAACGTCGTGCCGCTCATCGTCGATTCTTCGGTCTGGTCGCTGCCGGGGAACGTGGATGATCGTGGAATGATGGAGCTCGTTCGTTCCACGGTACCAAAGAGGTAATTCAGGTTCGCGCCGAAGGCGAGGCTCTTCGTCGGTGCCCAGGATGAGCCCAGGATGGCTTTGCTGATCCCGCCGCGGCCGGTATGGTTGATCGCGTAGGCCAGCGTGTCGGCGGACCCGATGAACGTGCCGTTCGTGTAGGTGTTGTAGTCCACCTTGCTGAACGGCGTGAACCCCGCAACCACAACGATGCCCTGCGCTTGCGAGAGGGGCAGCGCGAGCAGCGCCGCGCTGACATCGGCCCTGGCCAGAAAACGGGACGTTGATCCGTTGGAGGAGCTGAAGCCCTCATACTGGAGGCCGCCCTCGATACGAGCGCGATCGATCCGGGACCAGGTAGCCGGCGACATGGTATTGATGACATAGGGCGCCGGCGTGGCGTAGCCGGTATAGCCCATGCCGGCCGAGCGGACGCTGGGCGACATGTGGAGGTCGCCGATGCCGAGGAATGAGTAGATGGACCCGCCACTGCCGGCATAGGCGTGCACTGCTGCCAGAAGGAGAGGGATGATCAATGTACCACGGAAGAGCCTTCTCACGATCGCCTCACCGGTCAGTTCTGGGGAATGGAATAGAGTATGCGGAGCCTGGGCCGCAGGGCGGCGTTCGTGGCTCCGACACTATGGAACGTGATCAGGTCGAAGCTTGCGAACTCCTGATCGCCGTTGACCCGCAGGAGGAGGCCGTAGTTCGATCCGCGTACCCAGGATTGCACGGTGGAATAGATCTCGGCGGCATAGGTGTCGGTGGTCCCCGCTTTCACCGAGCCCGTGCTGCCTGTGGTGCTGAAGGTGCCCGTAGCCGAATCGGCCAGCATGATGTGCGCCGCGATCGATGCGTCGCCGGAGAACCGGTTGATCTTCGAGGTCGCCGGGTCGCGCTGTAATTGCAGTTCCGCGACATGGACGGTCGACCCGCGGGGGATGAAGCTCACATCGAACTTCACGATGCTGCGGTACACGATCCCCGCCTGTGCGACCATGAGCGATGGCGATGTGATGACCCCGTCGTTGTTGCCAACGAAGGTGTCGATGCCGAGAGAGTACGTCGAGGTGTCGCGGACCGTGCCTGCGACATTCTGCGCGATGATCTCGAGTGTCGGGTAATCCTTCGCGGAATCGGCCTCGAACGACGTGAAGCCGCGGACGACATTCGTGCCGGGCGTAGGCACGAGGACGAAGCCATACTTGTTGTCGGTGTCCGTGGTCTTGAGCCATTCACGTGCCATGGCGGTATCGAGTTGGACAACGATGCGCTGGGTGTCTGCCCCGACGCCTCCGGTATACGTCCCGCGGAGCGTCGCCGCGTCATAGAACCCCGTCTGCACCGTGTCCCAGGTCGAACCTCCGGCGGTCCATGTGCGAGTGATCCGGTGGACGGTGAAGCCGAACTGCGCGGTGGAATCGCCGAAGAAGGATGCGGCGCGAAGGTACAGCCGTGCCGACAACACATTCACGGTATCGCGTGCCGGAAAGTAGTTCGAGTAGAAGGCGAACGCACCGATGGCGGTGTAGTTCCCGCTCTTGCCGATGAGATTGACCGGCCCGTTCATCGGGAGGACCCGCATGAACGACGAACCCGATGTTGCGGTGATGGTGGTTTCGCGCACCGCGACTCCCACGAGGGGGAGGGGGGCGACGAGTGCATTCTCTTCTGTGGGATCCTCACTGCACGCAATGACGACGACTGCAAGGATCAAGGGCAGCCATCGTCGTTTCCCGTCACGCATGATGATGTGCATCTCCTTCGGTGTGTTCCATAATGAATGCCACCGCTTCCGCAACGGAAGGGCGGACGGCATCCGGCGTGATTCCTGCCTCACGGCATTCCTGCACGGCCGAGGGGCCGTAACCGGTCAGCACAAGCACTGTGCGTGTCCCGGCGGTGTGTCCTACTTTGACATCCGCAAACTTGTCTCCGATGACATATGACCGGCGGAGATCGACATTGAATTCCTTCACGGCCTGCTCCAGCATGCCGGTGCGGGGCTTGCGGCAGGCGCACTCGACATTGTAGGGAGGGGTGCCGCGGGTCGGATGGTGCGGACAGTAATAAATGTGGTCGAGGTGCGCTCCGGCGGAGGACAGTTCCGCTTCCAGCCGCTGATGGATCGGGACCAGCGCCTGCTCGCTGAAGTACCCGCGGGCGACGCCGGACTGGTTGGAGATGACGAAGGTGAGGAAGCCATGGTCATTCAGGCGGCGCACTCCTTCGGCAGCGCCGGGGATCATCCTGAGCCCTGCGGCGTTGCTGAGGTATCCCACATCTTCGATCAGCGTGCCGTCCCGATCGAAGAATACGGCGGCGCGTCCTTCACTCACTTGCGTGCAAGGCTCCTGTACAACTGGACGTACTTGCGTGCCGACGCTTCCCACGAGAAGTCCTTCGCCATGCCGTTCTTCATCAATTTGCGCCAGCCGTTCTGGTCGCCCCAGGCCTTGACCGCGCGGCCGAGCGCCTTGAGCATCTCACTGCTCTCATACCGCGCGAACTTGAACCCCGTTCCCGTGCCGGCAGATGCATGATACTCCTCGATGGTGTCGTCGAGTCCGCCCGTTGCCCTGACCACCGGGATCGTGCCGTAGCGCAAGCTGTAGATCTGGTTGAGGCCACACGGTTCGTAGCGGGAGGGCATGAGGAACATATCGCTCCCGGCTTCGATCAGATGCGCCAGCTCTTCGTTGAACGTCAGGGAGATCCCGACGTTGCGCGGGTACTTCTTCGTGGCTTTCTCGAACAGATCGTGATACTTCTTTTCGCCTGTGCCGAGGACCACCAGCTGGACCTTCATCGCGATCATTTCGTCCAACACGTCGCCGATCAGATCGAATCCCTTCTGGTCCGCCAGGCGGGAAATGATCCCGATCACCGGCACCCGCTCGTCGAAGGGGAGACCCAGACGATCGAGCAGGATCTTCTTGTTCTCGACCTTCAGGTCCAGCGAGCGCACATCATATCGCTGGGGAATGAGCTCGTCGGCCGACGGATCCCACACGGTGTAGTCGACCCCATTCAGGATCCCGGTCAGATCGTGTTTCCGCTTCTCGAGCAATCCCTGCAGGCCGCACCCGTACTCGTCGGAACTGCGGATCTCCTGCGCATACTTCTCGCTGACCGTTGTGAGTGCGTCAGCATGTACGAGTCCGGCTTTGAGGAAGTTCAGGTTCCCCCAGGCGATCACGCCGCTTTCGGCATCCTGTTCGGCAGGGAGGCCGGTCTGGGTAAACGACTTATGAGGGTACGTCCCCTGATACGCCATGTTGTGGATCGTGAAGACCGTCTTCGTCTCTTTATAAAAGGGATCGTTCTTGTACAGGGTCTTCAGGTACGCCGGAACCAGTCCGGTCGGCCAGTCGTTGCAGTGAATGATATCCGGCTGCCAGCCAAGCTTCTTCAGCACCTCGAGGATGCCGCGGTTGAAGAATGTGAACCGCGCATCGTTGTCGGGGAAGTCCTTCTTGGTTTCAGGATGGACGTACAGACCGGTCCGTCCGAAGAGGGTGCTGTTGTCAAGGAGGTAGACCTGGACCTTGACCTGCGGGTTCGAGATGAACGAGGACTTCACGCTCGCCGGGAAATGACGGTCGCCGACCGGAATGTCGATCTCCTTCATCCTGATCATGTCATGCAGCCGGGCTTTCCGCTCATTGATAGAGCCGTAGCGGGGGAGCATGACGCGTATCTCATGGCCCAACTGGCGAATGGTTTGCGGAAGGGCGCCCGACACGTCGGCGAGACCGCCCGTTTTCGCGAACGGCTCCACTTCGCTGGAAATGAACAGGATATTCAGAGGACGAGGCATTCCGTGAACATTGGCGTGGGGAGATAAACTTCTTCTTGCATCAATCATTGTAATGTACCCAATTCCGGTCTGAGAATCAAATGAGCGCCCTCCGGTCGCTGATGCTTGACAAAGAGGGTCGCAATGGCTATATTGCCACAGATAAAGACATCGATCATTCTGGAGTGCAGCCTATAGAAGTGTTCGGTTAAAGGTTTGTGCTGATTGTCTGCGCAAGCAGGTAAGGTCCTTTAACGAACATTCTATGACACGCTGGTGGCTCCATGAACCATGTCCGCCGCCGAATGTTATAGATGTTAGATAACGTTCGGTTTTTTATTTATCGGGAGGCGATCTCTTTCGTGCGTCCAGTCAGGTTCCACATGGTCCGGGTCGCGATGATTGCCCTTGTCACGGCGATGCTCTGGCCGGTGTGTCTGCCGGCGGCATCGGCTGGCGAGGCCGCCGCGGCTTCAGCGCGGACCGGTGTCCCCACGCCGGATATCCGCGTTCTCAATTCCACACCTTCCGTCCTCGTGCTCGAATATACGCCCCGGTACACCTCCATCGACACGGTGGTTGTCGATGGACGTACCTGCATCCGTTTCAATATCGGAGAGGGCAAAGGATCGGCATCGCCGGACGACCACGGCATTCCCGACCTGGTCAGGCGCGTCGCCGGTATTGCCTTCCCGACCCCGGGTGCCGCTTCGGTCAGGGTCCTTGCGGCCGACCATGAAGAACGGAAGGGCGTCGACCTGCTTCCCGTTCCTCAGATCCGATACCGCGACGGCATGCCGGAGATGTCCGTCTATGCCGAGGACCGCGAGGCGTATGCGCGTTCCGGCTTTGCACCCGCGGCCATTGCCGAGGCCGGGATGCCGGCACAGGTGCGAAGCCTGCTCATCGGGCCGGTCACGTTCACACCCATCCAGTATGATCCGGTCGCGCGCACCGTGCGACTGTATTCCCGCATCGTCGTTGAGGTCACCTTCGCGCCCGGCATCGCCCAGGCCATCGACGAGGCCGACGTGAGACTGCTTGGCAGCGGGATCGTCAATGCCTCGATGCTCTCCTCCATGCCGCGCGCAACGCGAACGCTGGCGAAGACCATGCTCACATCGAGCGTCCTCGCTTCCGGCGATTGGTACCGGCTTGCCGTGACGGAAGAGGGGATCTACAAACTCGATGCGGCTTCGCTGACGGCCATGGGCATCACGGTCGCATCCCTCGATCCGCGGACGATCCGGATCTATGGGAACGGTGGCTATGAACTCTCCGAGAATCCCGGTGATGCCCGGCCGTCGGACCTCGTGGAGAATGCCATCTACGTGGAAGGCGAGGCTGATGGCCAGCTGGGTTCTTCGGACTTCATCCTCTTCTATGGCCGTTCGCCGCGGGGGTGGACCTATGCGCCGGCGCGCCGGACATGGGACCATTACCTCAATCATTACACCGAGACGAACTATTACTGGCTGACGTTCGGGGGGGCACGGGGGAAGCGTATGGCGGACCAGCCCTCATCGGCGATGACCCCCTCGGTGGTGGTTGAGAAGTTCACCGACATGGTCGCGATCGAAGAAGAGAAGGTGAACAAACTGAACTCGGGAAAGGCCTGGTACGGGCAATCGATCAGTGGCCCGTCCGGTTCGTTCACCCATGTCACCCCTCTGCCCGGCCTTGTGGCGAACGATGTCATCAATTACCGGTACACACTTGTTGCGCACGATGAGACCTATCCGCGGTTCACGGTGCGGGAAGGGACCACGGTACTCGGGTCCCATGCGCTCCCGTCATCGTCCGAGGCATCATATCAGTATGCGCATGCTGCGACCTTCGAAGCGTCGGCTTCGTCGTCGCTCTCCGGGACCTCAAGCCAGTTCAGCGTAAGTTTTCAATCGTCGAGCGCGGCGTCGGAGGCATGGATCGATTGGGTGGAGATCCTGTATCCCCGGATGCTCTGGGGCGTGAACAATGCATTGCGCTTCCGTTCACCTGATGCCACCGGCATCGCCGAGTATATGCTGCAACAGTTCACATCCAAGCCGATGGTTTTCAATGTCTCTGACCCTGCGAATGTCCGCCTGATCTCCGGCGTGGCTGGCTCGTACACCTTCCGGGATACGCTGTGGGCCGGGCGGGTCACGGAATACTGGGCGACGTCGGTCGGCGCATGGAAGTCGATCGCGGGTGCACAGAAGGTCGCCAATCAGGACCTCCGCGGATACGCCGGTGGGGCGGATTTCATCATCCTGACGAGTGAAGAGTTCAAGAGCGTCGCCGATCGCATCAAGACCTTCCGCGAACAGCCCACGAACGGTGGGCTGAAGTCCATCGTTGTGGATGTCGCGAATGTGTACAACGAATTCGGTGGCGGGTTGCCGGATATCTCCGCGATCCGTGACTACCTCAAGTATGCCTACGACACCTGGACAGTGAAGCCCACCTTCGTGTTGTTCCTGGGTGGTGCCTCCTACGACTACAAGAACATCCTGGGTTCGAAATCCAGTTACGTGCCGACCTGGCAGTCCATCGAATCCCGCAACGAGATCT
Above is a window of Ignavibacteriota bacterium DNA encoding:
- a CDS encoding HAD family hydrolase, with translation MSEGRAAVFFDRDGTLIEDVGYLSNAAGLRMIPGAAEGVRRLNDHGFLTFVISNQSGVARGYFSEQALVPIHQRLEAELSSAGAHLDHIYYCPHHPTRGTPPYNVECACRKPRTGMLEQAVKEFNVDLRRSYVIGDKFADVKVGHTAGTRTVLVLTGYGPSAVQECREAGITPDAVRPSVAEAVAFIMEHTEGDAHHHA
- the glgA gene encoding glycogen synthase GlgA produces the protein MPRPLNILFISSEVEPFAKTGGLADVSGALPQTIRQLGHEIRVMLPRYGSINERKARLHDMIRMKEIDIPVGDRHFPASVKSSFISNPQVKVQVYLLDNSTLFGRTGLYVHPETKKDFPDNDARFTFFNRGILEVLKKLGWQPDIIHCNDWPTGLVPAYLKTLYKNDPFYKETKTVFTIHNMAYQGTYPHKSFTQTGLPAEQDAESGVIAWGNLNFLKAGLVHADALTTVSEKYAQEIRSSDEYGCGLQGLLEKRKHDLTGILNGVDYTVWDPSADELIPQRYDVRSLDLKVENKKILLDRLGLPFDERVPVIGIISRLADQKGFDLIGDVLDEMIAMKVQLVVLGTGEKKYHDLFEKATKKYPRNVGISLTFNEELAHLIEAGSDMFLMPSRYEPCGLNQIYSLRYGTIPVVRATGGLDDTIEEYHASAGTGTGFKFARYESSEMLKALGRAVKAWGDQNGWRKLMKNGMAKDFSWEASARKYVQLYRSLARK
- the tatC gene encoding twin-arginine translocase subunit TatC, which gives rise to MADMPDTGPGNETGNEMSFLDHLEELRWRVIKAIIGVALGMILCWVFIDWIMDDVLLRPIVRVNASLLPGQPPIKLQNLKPFGQLFLYMQVAIIGGAILSLPNILYQVWAFIAPGLLPKERGTARAVVAFSSLCFLGGVAFAYFVMLPAALSFFATFGTATIENNIAVNEYMNFIISVMLAAGVVFELPMVSWFLSRIGILTPKFMRQYRRHAIVIIFVLAAFLTPGTDPVSQILLAVPLLVLYEISIFVSAWASRKRDAAATP
- a CDS encoding DNRLRE domain-containing protein, with protein sequence MRDGKRRWLPLILAVVVIACSEDPTEENALVAPLPLVGVAVRETTITATSGSSFMRVLPMNGPVNLIGKSGNYTAIGAFAFYSNYFPARDTVNVLSARLYLRAASFFGDSTAQFGFTVHRITRTWTAGGSTWDTVQTGFYDAATLRGTYTGGVGADTQRIVVQLDTAMAREWLKTTDTDNKYGFVLVPTPGTNVVRGFTSFEADSAKDYPTLEIIAQNVAGTVRDTSTYSLGIDTFVGNNDGVITSPSLMVAQAGIVYRSIVKFDVSFIPRGSTVHVAELQLQRDPATSKINRFSGDASIAAHIMLADSATGTFSTTGSTGSVKAGTTDTYAAEIYSTVQSWVRGSNYGLLLRVNGDQEFASFDLITFHSVGATNAALRPRLRILYSIPQN
- a CDS encoding serine hydroxymethyltransferase, with translation MKNLVQHDPEIAAAIRSEIHRQNTKLELIASENFVSLAILEAVGSPLTNKYAEGYPGKRYYGGCEFVDIAEELARDRAKELFGADYANVQPHSGSQANMAVYFTFVKPGDTLMGMNLSHGGHLTHGSPVNFSGQFYKFIPYGVNPQTGMIDFNEVEDLAKKERPRMITVGASAYSRNIDYKAFRTIADSVGAFLFADIAHPAGLIARKLLNDPIPHCHVVTSTTHKTLRGPRGGLILLGKDFDNPFGLVAPKSGRTKRMSELLDSMVIPGIQGGPLMHVIAGKAVAFREALQPSFEVYGRQVISNAQTLAKALTARGYNIVSGGTDNHLMLIDLRNKNITGKDAQEALDESGITVNKNAVPFDDKSPLITSGIRVGTPALTTRGMREPEMERVAALIDRVIKDAASSTVHAQVAADVERLCLEFPLYPELQS
- the porU gene encoding type IX secretion system sortase PorU, whose product is MRPVRFHMVRVAMIALVTAMLWPVCLPAASAGEAAAASARTGVPTPDIRVLNSTPSVLVLEYTPRYTSIDTVVVDGRTCIRFNIGEGKGSASPDDHGIPDLVRRVAGIAFPTPGAASVRVLAADHEERKGVDLLPVPQIRYRDGMPEMSVYAEDREAYARSGFAPAAIAEAGMPAQVRSLLIGPVTFTPIQYDPVARTVRLYSRIVVEVTFAPGIAQAIDEADVRLLGSGIVNASMLSSMPRATRTLAKTMLTSSVLASGDWYRLAVTEEGIYKLDAASLTAMGITVASLDPRTIRIYGNGGYELSENPGDARPSDLVENAIYVEGEADGQLGSSDFILFYGRSPRGWTYAPARRTWDHYLNHYTETNYYWLTFGGARGKRMADQPSSAMTPSVVVEKFTDMVAIEEEKVNKLNSGKAWYGQSISGPSGSFTHVTPLPGLVANDVINYRYTLVAHDETYPRFTVREGTTVLGSHALPSSSEASYQYAHAATFEASASSSLSGTSSQFSVSFQSSSAASEAWIDWVEILYPRMLWGVNNALRFRSPDATGIAEYMLQQFTSKPMVFNVSDPANVRLISGVAGSYTFRDTLWAGRVTEYWATSVGAWKSIAGAQKVANQDLRGYAGGADFIILTSEEFKSVADRIKTFREQPTNGGLKSIVVDVANVYNEFGGGLPDISAIRDYLKYAYDTWTVKPTFVLFLGGASYDYKNILGSKSSYVPTWQSIESRNEISSYATDDFFSRFTQGAPPSMVFGRISARTVREANVVVDKTIRYRAEGADDGWKMRILYVGDDSWTSEGEDGTMHSDDAETLSSPAYTPDEFEKKKIYIAEYPTVFTAQGRRKPGAAQDIIDQVNQGVLILNYSGHGNPKVWAHEMIFEVNTSIPPMVNANRLALFILATCNFSQFDDPRNYTGSELLLNKTDGGAIGVVSASRKVYASSNRDLNLGTYRRMFLRDAYGRVVVDRPATALFLYKVTGGGEPVNDAKYLYMGDPTTQLAYPRGYARVDSINGEPVDSVGGAPRSTPIVLKAMSKVTVGGTIRNAGNRIDSTFNGVVQLHVNDVSREQLIVNFVPGRNWAYTSTGGTIYRGENSVNAGRFRATFMVPKDISYADTTGRGRLVAYFSGAGSDGAGFTGMVRVGGTDTSAINDGTGPSMQIYLNSRAFRPGDVVTEAPTLLVDLRDSSGVNTSTAGIGHRIEAWVNGATQSKDLTENYTSTLDDFRAGTVEYPLTGLASGKNTIRIRAWDSQNNSSVAETFFEVASSGNLSINDVFNYPNPFAGETQFTFRQNLSDPLDVDVKIYTIAGRLIQALHTITAGEPMVRVPWDGRDRDGDTLANGVYLYKLVVRTTDGRFSSEALGKLTVLR